DNA from Triplophysa dalaica isolate WHDGS20190420 chromosome 9, ASM1584641v1, whole genome shotgun sequence:
GTTTAACTTCCAAGAATCAATATTATGTTAGCAAGTAATATGAAAGCTTACAGAtagtaaaaaaaacttacagGCATATCTTTCTCCAAGCAAAGATTGTTGGCGTTGTGAACTGAAAATAGGCTACTGCTGTATGATAAATGAGATCTACAGGTGAAACTCGAATAAATCGAATATCGTGCaaaagttcatttatttcactaatggTTAGAATCTATGGGGCATTGCCAAGAGAAAGATGAGAGACATGAGACCGAACAATGCAGAAGAGCTGAAGGCCGCTATTGATGCATCCTGGTCTTCCATAACACCTCAGCAGTGCCACAGGCTGATAGCTTCCATGCCACGCCGCATTGAGGCAGCAATTGCTGCAAAAGGGGCTCAAACCAAGAACTGAGTACATATGCATGCTTATACTTTTCAGAGGTCCGATATTGTTCTATGTACAAtccttgttttattgtttgcatGTAATATTCTCATTTTCTGAGATTGTGGATTTGGGGTTTTCATGAGCTGAAAGCCATAATCATCAGATTTATGACAAATCACGGCTTGAACTATCTTGCTTTGCATGTAATGAGTCTATCTCATATATTAGTTTCACCTTTTAAGTtgcattagtgaaataaatgaacttttGCTCGATGTTCGAATTATTCGAGTTTCACCTGTAAATCACAACACTGCGCAAACTTCAATACTGGAaaatggccactaggtggcggaAAAACACCATGATAATTGGAGGACGTGTTGGCGGTGTCTATAGCAATTGATTGACAGCGCTCTGCactcattgtttaaaaatgttacagagTGGGACGCGAGGGTCTCGATCAAGAGAATAGAAATGGGATTAACACATTCCTGGTGAGTTgacttttaaaagtctctctcaGCACAGCGCAAATATAAAGGAAGTGATTGTTTGGCCACGGTAGCGGAGGTATGCTGGGTTTGGATTCGTGGCGGAAGAAAGTAGTTCCCCATTTCCTTTAAAACCGGAGGGGTTTAAAGACACACCGACGTTGTTTCTAGTTTATCTACACACTTGTGCGGTCGAACTGATGTATTCATGCAATATCGCTCGTGTATGTTGTGTTCTTATATCTGCGTGACTGTGATTGCCTCGTGCCTCTGGCCTAATCACAGCCATGATGATATAAAAACACTACACGCACTCCTGCTCGAGCGATATTGtattaatacagaaataaattgtCATGTATGTCTACATGAGCCTCACACATGAACATACAGGACTAAGAAAAAGGTTTCTATGAATAAATGGATCTGCCGATCGaaacacattcattaaaatgtaaataaattttaaccaaaattgaCACACAGACCGCGTTTCCACATTTGACCACGAGATGGCGCTGTTGTGAACAGTTTTGAAAAGCTTCGAGTAATGAACCATTTTATGATACACTTGAGGGAAAAGCTTAATTTCAACATCACTAGTCTGGGTTCTTGTCAGAAAGGGGCATCAGCTGCATTccccaataaataaaatatcgaAAGTTTCTCTCGTGTTTTACTGTTTGAACTGTTCATTCGTTCAAATTCCTTCATTCAAGGGCGCCGCCGTGTTTGTTTACgctgcaaagcattctgggaactgGAGTGTAGGGATATGTGAGGGGAACGCAGTAAATCATTGTTTGTGCACGTAGTCCAATGCACATTCgcgatatataaatatatttagtagtTCATTATATATACGTTGAATAAAAAGCGACTTGCTGACCTAACGTCTTTACTAGCACGGAGGTACTACAATTCCCAGAATGCTGCCGCGTAAACAAACATGGCGTTGCCCGTGCCTGAATTACAAACAACCCACAACACAACTTTAAGGTaagaatcatttgttttagtgaatgtcgaaaataaaaaaacacaaagagcacAACATGAACTATGAATCTTTCTTGTGTTAGGTTATTGTACTTGTTTGTTGTTAACCGTCATTGTCCCGTATATGGGAAACATAACGcgaagtttgcgtcaatattgtgcgttaatttctaatcgaatcacgacaaactatatattattGGAAAGCTCTGAGACTCTTGAATACACATCTGATCAGTCTCTCGAATAATAATCTATTTCTGAAGAGAAGTTGATACACAAATGATAATTGATTCATAAATTAGTGTGCATCAAAAGTATAGTTTCATACAAATGTATCgttttatattgtttctgtgcttttgtatttttcaatgTGTCTGTTAattggaaaattaaaaaaataataaacaaaaagcatCTCAATGTCTGTTGTGGTCAAATTTCAGACCAAGTGTTAAAACCAATGGAAGCCTATGGGCCCCCTAGTGGATTTTGGTGGTAGGGCGGCTAAAAAAACTCACAGACCCCTCCAAAAATAATGTGCTGTATCATGACCAAACTTGATACAACACTTGGTGACCCTTTGTTCATAAGGTCTAAAGTCTGGTGAAACTGAGGCTCATGTGCACTCACTTGCTTTGGTAAACTTGAACAAAAAAGTcactttaacaaaaatacaagtatatgtactataaattaatttcactttatttaaaatcttgttTGAAACTGACATGATTGATGAAGCCCCTCCCAATTTCAGACCCTCCCTCTCAGGTAGATATAAACGAGGAGACCCCACAGGACCAGTCACCCACTTTCTGCTAGAACATCCGACGCAGATTCTTTTGATGCAGTTTTTGGAAAACCTTCTTCTTCAATCAAGAATGGCTTCTCAAAGGTAAGTTGACAAGATTTGTatagcatttttgtcttgttttctagcaaaaataaataaaagctcaaGAGTTTAAAAGGGTTTCAAAGGGGTGAAagtaacaaactttttttttctgtcaagaTAAATATTTGTCGATGTTTAATGTTCagttatctttgaacaaactacTGCCAGTAATACTGTAATGTCTACAGAAATGgttaacagtgttttttaattcatttatttaagagCCGTAAATCAGTCATAATTTGATCAGCCCTGGCCCTGGACTGATTCTGACTCGCTAATGTCTCCATTCACATGATCATTATATCAAGCTGCAGCTTCATTCACACATCTGAGGCCATCGCTGAGCTGGTGGAGAAGGCCAAGGCCAATTCTCTGGAGATTCTGCAGTCTGGCATAGTCTTCAGTTCTGGCCACTTGGCAAAGATTCACACACGCGAAAACAAAAATGGCGGCGGCGCAATGGGTGGACACATTCAGATCAAGTGGCGGAAATATAGTAATAAGAACGACTTTTTACATCATTACATGTTTTCTGAGTCTGCAGAGGCACAAGAGACCGGATTTTAGCATTTtaacatggaaaaagtctgtttttcatgaaataaccCCTTTAACAtacctttgctttcatttaattgtaGACTAATGTCACAGGGTCACCAGGGCCGGAACCTTTTTCTTTGGAGTTGTTGCTATGGAGGGACATTTCCGGTGTAACACCATGTAATGTCCGGACGCACGAACGAGGCGGAAGCGCAGCTAGAATTGATTGAGCGAAATCACCGGCACGTGTGAAGGAGAAAACCCTGAACGAGGATTGGGGCGGAGAAGCATTAAAGACGCTGACATTGGAGAAGAGGGAGATTGAGAGGGAGGAGAGAAACAGTGGGGTGCGAGAGAGGGGAAAGAAACAGCGGGAGAGGCAGTAAGAAGTATAAGGACTGAAGGAGGAGGAGGAATGATTACATCTCCATTTACTAAGGTGTCCATTTGAGCCCGAATACTGCCTTATTCATTGAGGTTTGGAGTGATTGCAGTGTTGTGCTGATATTTTCACGGGTGGACTGGAGTCTTTTGCTGTGTACACACACGAGTGTGGGAACCCCGCAGATTGTTTGGGTGATTGAGCTCACCTCTCTATGAAGTCCAGTCCTGTGAGTACGAAATACAGAGTTAGAGCTTGATACCTTCGTCTGTCTTCTGTCCGTGCTGTAGCCAACGGAGCTGCTGAGTTGAGCTCACCTCTCTATGTAATCCAGTCCTGACTTACTGAGCCAATGTGTGTTGGAGAAACATCCGTTCACCGGATCCACCGCAGACAGTCTTCTCACCCAAGACGCAAGGCACAATGCGCTCACTCTCACGCACGTCCCATTCACACCTCCCCTTCTACAcctctgttgctctcctcccacttattgcaaaaacactgttaagggcagctttcaaccaatCAATGGAAATCCTCAGTCCTatttctgctagacctatctgcagcgtttgacactgtcaatcaccagatactgctagcaaccctgtcatctctaggaatctcagacactcctctccgctggttcaaatcctacctctccggcagatccttcagggtttcatggaggggctcgccgTCCACTGCttaccacatgatcactggggtccctcagggatgaaagagcatcacctccagctgatgGCATACTTTTACAGCTtcctacactcctacaccccatcaagatccctccggtcaaccacatctctcacaacatgcAAAAAACGACTTAAACCTCATCTCTtctttgaatacttgacagacaaatagGAAAAcaactaaccctctctctctctttctctcaacatgtTTTGGTCTAGCTTTTATTGAAACTcttaactttgtattagcacctgttgtattattgctcctgtatgacatcaTTGCGTATTGctcctgaactctctgtaagtttctttggataaaagcgtctactaaatgactaaatgtaaatgtaatcttttGAACCAATTTGATCAGATCATATAACAGATATGCGCGAGCAAGTTATTTAATACACTTTTATCTTTCTAAAAAGGGACGATTTGCTGACGAAGCCAGGGCAGCTTACACCAAGCAACTGCTGGACTGTGCTGGAGAAGGCCAAGAGAGACTTCCTTGCCGTCATTGTTGAAGGTCTTCCCGAAGAGAGCGTTTGAGGACACAATGGCAGTGGTTATCCTTTAACATCTCCAGCGGCCGGGAGTGGTCGAGTATCTTTGTAGTGTCTGCATTGTGTAACGgctagggctgggcgatgtgttgacatttttttatggatAATCGACTTTAAAATCATCACAATATCTGATAATAtcgggtgtgtttgacttcatgcaacCTTCGGAGACGATCAATCTGCGGATACGGATCGGGAGGGAATTCCTTCTGGAACAGCCAAgtgtgtgcacacacacacgcacaaaccaGTGTTGCAGTGACTTCTTTCGTCAGGTAAAGCATGTAGATAAACCATAACGCTTTTATACAGTAGAAAAATGTTGCAGTTCTGAAATTTCATCCTACCCATCAGATTATCCAACCCGCCATGCGCACATCAATGTTACGTCATTCTTTTTGCTCTATAAAATAATTCtgcctgtttattttatactgctaCGGGAATATGATAGATAAAAGAATgatttaacaatgaaaatacaCTAACCTATACAATACACCTATAGTACACTTTGATTGGGTGTTGCGCTGTAAATTAATCCTACATGTTTCCTTTATGCTGGTAGGATAATCTGACAGGGTATTTATGATATAAATGCAtatgatgtgtttatttttagatgGTAGGACTATCTGACAGCGTATTTTGCATTGTGAAATCatcctacctgtttattttgttgatgtggtttagattaaattaaaatgaaagttttgccCTGCGCTCTGGAAAATCTGACAGGGTAGGACAATTGGAACAGCGGTACAGCCCGCGAGCGTGAGGTTTTGCTTTACCCACGCAGCTTGTCTTTCTCTTGCTCTATCTGTGCAGCGACCGGCCACGAGAGCACAAGTTCATCAGATTCATGTACGTTGTCTTTATctaccagaaaaaaaacagaacttgATCTTTATTCGTGTTTGTCTTCTGCCAATAGTTGTTTGGTGCTTACTATGAAGGGATCAGGCCAGAACTTCTCAACGGCCAAACACAGAAGAGAACATGGGATGAGGCAGAAGGACTAGACCGCTCCTTCATTTCCAGCACAGGGAGGCCGATCTTCAACGCCTCCAATGACATCAAACGGCTTCACGTCAATTCTCTGAAATGAACTTCTCTTAGTCCCAGGTCTTGTAATAacatgttgtttacatatttctATTTAGATATGGAGTGAAGCCGGTCACCAGTCAGATGGCGAGGAAGGTGTTTGAGACTGCCGCCAAATCTCAGGGTGACTCAGAAAGGGATTTCGTGGCAGATTACCACACACATTCCACCGCCACAGCAGACAAGCATTACCACATGAAGACACTGAAGGATGTGATATTTGCTCGCAAACTGCTGGGCCAGCTGGCTGGTGAATCTGGGTAAGCATGGTTGTATCATCTCAACACAATTGAATTGTTATCAATATTCTTACATGTatgtctattgtttttattagatCTGAACCAGAAGCACAGTTTTCGATTTCCAAAAGAAAATCAAGTCATTGGTTGGATTACGTGCGGATGATGTCACTTGCTTCCGTCCCTCGTGTTGCCTTGGATACAGGCGCGCTCTGCTCTGTCTCGGTCACTGTCATCGTGCTCTTTGCTTTTTCGATTGAGACATTTTTCTCTTAATCTTTCCCATGTAACACCATAAGACGGTTTAGTAAAAATGCTCAAAAACAATCAAACGAAGCGTCGACCCATTCAATTCAGTGCTGCCTTATGTTTACGAAACTTCAGGTTCATTCATGTCTCCAAACTCCTCCACATTTCACGTTATAATGTCAGAATAGGTCATTGTGTGATTGTCTGCAAAAGTACTACGAACAATGTGTGATTATGATCGTATTGCTTGATCTGCCTATGGCGACTCGTCATTGGCTGTTGCTCTGACTAATGTTGTGaaagcttagataaactaaacttggctctgtacactgtagtaggctttgagagatgtttttattgctcttatgctttttgtcgTCCCagtgtttacccaacttgtaagtcgctttggataacagcGTCTGCTAATTGacttattgtaaatgtaaagatcAGTTGTTCAATGCAGAAAGAAATCACGAAGACCAAGAAGCCAGCTTCATAGAAGCTCAATCTTTATTTGCTCGAGCAAGCAAAGATGAGACACACAAGAGTTTATCTGAAGATGTCcaacaaatacatatttgaCTCCATACTTTATACAGAACTTTCATGCTGTTTCTTAGAGAATTTAGAAGCAAGTGTCCGccaatcaggtttcacatgATATCACCCTTTTGTTAGCCCGTCCCTCTTCTGGGTTGTTAGCATCATATTTCAACCGGGTTGCGCTCACTAGTTATATTTCCGGACCACCATATAAGAATTTAATTGTGGCGAGCGCTTCTTAgaacttttaaaagaaaaaatattagcAGGTAGTTAAACACCATTGTTATCTTCTTTACCAGACATCTTTCTTGGGTTTATCAGACGGTATATGACGTACTGCAGTTTCAGAGTTTAACCAAACAATGAGCTCATGGTTAAGTGTTATTTTCTTTGTCCGTGAGTTTGTTAGAAAAAGTAATAATGAACAAACCAGTGCCTGTGCGCAGCAATGTCCCTGGTGTCAAATTTACACCCGCTGGTGTAAATATGCAAACCTACGGGTGTACATACTAAGactgaagcagagtctttctggtgtgaaatgtgaatttattcATGAAGTTAATGAATCAACTGAGTTTACTttacaagtgatgattgatcttTAGTGATGACACCTGCTGTCCATGATCAGAGTCCACTGAAGAAGTGAACAAGAACAGGAAAAAACAGACAGTAGCCACACAGATTCATGTCATATACATACACAATCAAATATTCTAACAagatacatatttacatttcactAAATGAAACTCTTGACTACTTTGAACACAACTAAAGCTCTACTAATTATATTCAGTGTtgctgatgtttttttattgaacaagtCATTAAAATTCTAAagctgtgttttaaatgtacattgtgTTAAAGTAATGCACAGTCCTGTCTTTTGATTGAGTAGAAGCATTAGTATCAAGTTAGGCTTAGTGTATAAGACAAATGAAATTAGTGTTATTCTTATAATTAAATGCAGCTAGAGTGGTAAAATGCAATTTGAAAGATTTGATTAGAGGTCcctaaaacatttctcacacaTGCTAAGACGACCCCGAAACTGGCGTGGCCGTCCGGCAGTATAAATACAGCAGCGGATGACGTCACTCACTTCGTGCGCTCGTGCTGGACTTTCTACAGGCACGCGCTCGCTCTGCTATGTTTCGGACGCTGTAATCGTGCTGTTTGCTTTATCAATAGAGACACTTTTCTCTTAATCTCTCCCATTGCACACCGTAAGACGGTTTTGTGAAAATgctcaaaaaacaaacaaacgaagCATCGATACCCATTCAATTAAGTGCTGCGttatgtttatgacattttaggCACATTCATGTCTCCAAAGTCCTCCACATTTCACGTCATAATGTCAAAATAGGTTATTATGTGATTGTTTGCAAAAGTATTACTAACAATGTGTGAATTATGGTCGTATTCTCTGATCTGCCTATGGCGACTCGCCATTGGCTGTTGCTCTGACTAGCTAATGAGGCGGGGCTTCGGAGGGCGCCGGTCGGCGATGTTTTCATCAGTTTATCATAAAACTAATGTCTTTAGAGTTCGTATTTGGGCAAAAGTGTTTATAATGAACCATTTCGGACCCGCAAATGTCGATTCTAATAAAggttaataaaactgttttggtgCATACCGTCCACGAAACTGGCGTGGCCCTTTCGGCAATATATATACAGGAGAGGCTGACGTCACTTCCTTCGCGCGTACGTGCAGTCCATGGTTACAGGCACGCGCTCGCTCTGCTATGTTTCGGACGCTGTAATCGTGCTGTTTGCTTTATCAATAGAGACACTTTTCTCTTAATCTCTCCCATTGCACACCGTAAGACGGTTTTGTGAAGatgctcaaaaacaaacaaacaaacaaacgaagcATCGATACCCATTCAATTAAGTGCTGCGttatgtttatgacattttaggCACATTCATGTCTCCAAAGTCCTCCACATTTCACGTCATAATGTCAAAATAGGTTATTATGTGATTGTTTGCAAAAGTATTACTAACAATGTGTGAATTATGGTCGTATTCTGTGATC
Protein-coding regions in this window:
- the LOC130428256 gene encoding uncharacterized protein LOC130428256, producing MARKVFETAAKSQGDSERDFVADYHTHSTATADKHYHMKTLKDVIFARKLLGQLAGESGSEPEAQFSISKRKSSHWLDYVRMMSLASVPRVALDTGALCSVSVTVIVLFAFSIETFFS